Proteins encoded together in one Mus musculus strain C57BL/6J chromosome 16, GRCm38.p6 C57BL/6J window:
- the Mis18a gene encoding protein Mis18-alpha has translation MSSESPLLEKRLSEDSSRYLRLQKWANMSSADALGLEKERPEEKAAAAENPLVFLCARCRRPLGDSLTWVASQEDTNCILLRSVSCNVSVDKEPKLSKCRDEDGCILEALYCTGCSLSLGYVYRCTPKNLDYKRDLFCLSVEAVESYTLGSSEKQIVSEDKELFNLESRVEIEKSIKQMEEVLTALQKKLREVESKLSLASRGS, from the exons ATGTCGAGCGAGTCCCCCCTGCTGGAGAAGCGTCTGTCGGAAGACTCGAGCCGCTACCTGCGGCTGCAGAAGTGGGCAAACATGTCGAGCGCAGACGCGTTAGGGCTAGAGAAGGAACGGCCTGAGGAGAAGGCGGCCGCGGCGGAGAACCCGCTGGTGTTCCTTTGTGCCCGCTGTCGCCGGCCACTGGGCGACTCGCTCACCTGGGTGGCCAGCCAGGAGGACACCAACTGCATCCTGTTGCGCA GCGTCTCCTGTAACGTCTCTGTGGATAAGGAACCGAAACTGTCCAAGTGCAGAGATGAAGACGGTTG CATCCTTGAGGCGCTGTACTGCACGGGCTGCTCCCTCAGCCTTGGCTATGTGTACAGATGCACTCCTAAGAACCTGGACTACAAGCGCGACTTGTTCTGCCTCAGCGTTGAAGCCGTTGAAAG TTACACCTTAGGGTCCTCTGAGAAGCAAATCGTGTCAGAAGACAAGGAGCTTTTCAACCTTGAAAGCCGAGTTGAAATAGAGAAGTCTATAAAGCAG ATGGAAGAAGTCCTGACAGCCCTGCAAAAGAAGCTACGGGAAGTTGAATCTAAACTGTCCTTGGCCAGCCGGGGCAGCTGA